The following are encoded in a window of Epilithonimonas zeae genomic DNA:
- the yajC gene encoding preprotein translocase subunit YajC has translation MLTIFLQAAAPAQSMTPTLLMIGLMFVGFYFLMIRPQMRKQKQEKSFQEALKPGAKVVTTSGMHGTIFSINEDGVVLETLSGKLKFEKAAISRDFTIARFPETFGVEKKK, from the coding sequence ATGCTTACAATATTTTTACAAGCTGCAGCTCCAGCACAGTCTATGACTCCAACATTATTAATGATTGGATTGATGTTCGTTGGGTTTTATTTCCTGATGATTCGTCCACAAATGAGAAAGCAAAAGCAGGAAAAATCTTTCCAAGAAGCGCTTAAGCCTGGAGCGAAAGTAGTAACAACTTCTGGAATGCACGGAACGATTTTCTCTATTAATGAAGATGGTGTAGTTTTAGAAACTTTGAGTGGAAAACTTAAATTTGAAAAAGCTGCAATCTCTAGAGATTTCACAATCGCAAGATTTCCAGAAACTTTTGGAGTAGAGAAAAAGAAATAA
- a CDS encoding DUF1573 domain-containing protein has product MKSIKILAVAALCTLAFSCNKKEENKLDHIPGADSTQASTVVEAMSQESVNPEDAALVKEAQSKPLTTIAFSETDHNFGDIKKGEKVEHIYEVTNTGTNPLIISNVKPGCGCTVPDFTKEPILPGKKGKITLHFDSTNFDGAVNKVADAFVNVEKAPVRLTFSANILP; this is encoded by the coding sequence ATGAAATCAATCAAAATATTAGCAGTAGCTGCACTTTGCACACTTGCTTTTTCTTGTAACAAAAAAGAAGAAAACAAACTAGACCATATTCCTGGAGCTGATTCAACTCAAGCAAGTACTGTAGTTGAAGCAATGTCTCAGGAATCTGTTAACCCAGAGGATGCAGCATTGGTAAAAGAAGCGCAGAGCAAACCATTGACAACTATTGCATTCAGCGAGACTGACCATAACTTTGGTGACATCAAAAAAGGAGAAAAAGTAGAACATATCTACGAAGTAACCAATACAGGGACTAACCCATTGATTATTTCTAACGTAAAACCAGGTTGCGGATGTACAGTTCCAGATTTTACAAAAGAACCAATCTTACCAGGCAAAAAAGGAAAGATTACTTTACATTTTGATTCTACAAACTTCGATGGAGCAGTTAACAAAGTAGCTGATGCTTTTGTAAACGTAGAAAAAGCGCCCGTAAGATTAACTTTCTCAGCTAACATTTTACCATAA